AGCGCATGAACGGGTTGAGGTTGACCAGCAAGGTGGTGATCCAGGTGGCACTGGCCAGCATGAATGCCGCCGTGCGCGCCGGGCCATCGGGCAACAGCGACCAGGCCAGCAGCGCCAAAACCGCCAGCACCAGCTCGGCGAACACCCCGCCGGCGTCGATCAGCAGCCGCGAACGGCGGTCACGCACCCGCCAGGCATCGCTGACATCGGTATAGAACATCGGCAGCAGCACCATGAACGCCAGCCCCATGCTCTGCACCCGGCAGCCGGCACGCTTGGCCATGAACGCATGGCCGAACTCGTGGCAGAGCTTGGCGAACCCCAGCGCCACGCCGAAGGCGAGGATGCCGCCCAGGCTGAACAGGTGCGGGAAGGTGGCGATGAAGCGCGACCAGTCGCGCGCCACCAGGAACACGCCCAACGCCAGCAGCAGCGGCAGGGCCACGCGCACCATCCAGCCGCCATGACGTTCCAGTACCGGCCAGGCACGATTGAGGAAAGCGTCCGGACGCCACAACGGAATCCGGAAGAACAGGTACTGGTGCAGCACGCGCGTCCACAGGCTCTGACGGCTCGCGGCGGCCTTGGTCGCATAGCTGTCGCGCTGGCGGGCGTCCTCGGCGCTGATCAGATCGTGCTGGCCGAGGAACAGCAACAGTTCTTCCAGCGCCTGCTGGTCGACGGCCAGGCCGGGTTCGGCATTGGCCGCCGCCAGCACATGCTGCGGGTCGCCCAGGCGCCAGTGTTGCAGCAAGCGCACGGCAATGGCACCGAGTTTGAAGTAGCGCCCGCGCAACGGGTCGGCGAGGGTCCACTGGGGCGCGCCATCGTGGCCAGGCGCCGCCGCGGACAGTTGCAGGTCGGCCCGCAGCGGCGGCAGGTTCATAGCCCTAGCCCCTGGCGCAATGCCGCCAGTGGTCGACGCAGCAGGTAGTAGACCAGCGGCGCGCGCTCGCCATACAGCTTGGCGGTCCCGCGCAGGCCGATCCGCGGCGGCGCCTCCTCGAAACCGGCATCAAGCCGGTAGGCGAGCTGCCCGGCGGCAGTCGCCTGGGCCTCGTAGGCGGCGCGCTGCAGACGAGCACCATGGCGATGCAGCGGATCGCTGTCGAGAAACAGCGCCACCTCGGCGCCAGGCTGCAAGGCGATGGCATCGCCCACCGGCAGTTCCAGGCGCAGCTCGGCCTGCTGCGGATCAGCCAGTTGCATCAGCCGCTCGCCGGTCTGCACCGGCTTGCCGGTCCAGCGCTCGGCATCGGCGAACACCGCGATCCCCGCGCGCTCGGCGCGGATCTCGCTGCGGCCGAGGAGCTGGCGGGCGTAATCCAGCTCGGCACGCTTCTGCTCCACACGAGCAGCCAGCAGATCAAGGCGTGCGTTGGACTCGGCGTCGCTGAAGGCGCGCTGGGTGCTGGCCTTGAGCTCAGCCTCGGCCACGCCAAGGGCGCGCCCGGCGACGTCGGCCTGGGCCTTGAGCGTGGTGGCATCGAAGCGCACCAGCACGTCGCCAACGGCGACCGTCTGGTTGGGCTTGACCAGAAATTCGGCGATCACCCCGTCCAGCGGCGCGGCGACCACCCGTCCCGCCCGTGGCACGACCTCGGCCGGTGCCAGCACCGACTGGCGCACCGGCACCAGCAATACCAGCAACAGTGCTGCGGCCACCGTCAGCAGACGCCGCCGTGGCCAGCGCAGGCGCCAGGGGCGGACCGGGTGCAGGGCCAGCCAGGCATGGGCGTAGGTATCGCCCAACTGGTTGAGCAGGGCCTGCTCGGCGGGGGTGAAGGCTTGATCACGGGCCAGCCACAGGCCACCGAACACGTCGCCGTTGCGGTCGAGCAGCGGCAACCAATAGGCATGAGCGGCCGACAATGATTGCCAGTCGGCCAGTGCCTGGTCATCCAGCCTGGCCGGGTCTACCACGGCGGCCTGAGCAGCCAATCCAGCCCTTTGCAAACGGTGAGCGGCGCGCTCGACGAACGCCACGAACGGCGCATGGGGCTCCACCACGCTGATGCCGGTCAGCGCCCGAACCTTGCCAGCGATCAGCAGCGCGGCATGACGAAAGCCGAACAACGCCTGGCCGTCATTGACCATGCTGTAAGCCAACTGCTCGGTGCTGGCGGCCTGGCGCGCCTGGCGCTGCAAACCGAGAAAGTGGGCGAAGGCATGCTCGGCCACACCTGCGGCAGCGGCGGTCATGGCTGTTGCGCGAAGTGGGCGGTACCGCTCATGCCGGCCAGCAGCCCTTGGCTGTCGCTGGGCAGTTCACCGATCAGTTGCAGGGTCTGGCTGCCTTCGTCGATCCGCGCGCCGACACGCTTGACCTGCGCCTGCAGCGGCCTGCCGGTTTCATCCGGAACGAATTCGAACGGCTGACCGGGCTTGAGCCGCCCCAACCAGCGTGAGGGTACCAGCAGGTGGATTTCCAGCGAGCGATTGTCCACCACCTCGATCAACGGCGCACCGCTGGGCACGCTTTCATGGGGCTGAGCTCGGCGCTGCACCACCCGCCCGTCGAACGGCGCGCTGACCACGCAGCGTTTGATCTGCACCTGGTACACCTGAGCTTCGGCCTGGGCCTGGGCCTGCTTGGCCTCGGCCAGCGACACTTCGAACTGGCCGACTGACTTCAGGGCAGCCAACTGGCGGTTGTGCCTGAGTTCCTCACTGGCGGCACGCACGGCGGCCTGGGCGGCGTTGAGCTGGGCTTGATAGGCGCTGCAATCGAAGCGGGCCAGGGTGCTGCCCTTTTTGAAGTCCTGGCCATCGGCGAAAGGCATTTCGACGATGCGCCCGGCCAGTTCACTGGACAACACGGCCTGGTCACGGGCCCGCAGCACGCCACGGGGATTCTGTTCGGCGCTGCTGCTGGAGGCGGTGTCGAGCAAGGGGTCGGCAGGCGACTCGTCGGCATGCGCCAGCGGCAGGTGCAACACACACAGGGTCAAAGCCAGACGGATACCGTGAAGCATGTTGCGCACTCCCTTGCGAGCTGGTTGCCGGGAGTGTAAGGCAAAAAATGATGGCACGGATACATCACCTGGATGAAGAATCGGGCGACTCGAAGGATCCGGCAAATCCTCCGAGTGGCGGTCAACGCCGTCGCAATGACCTCAACCCAGCGAACGCGCTCCCACGGCCCTGCGGGAATGTCCACGGGTGGTGACGATCCCCAGGAACGAGATCACGATCGCCAGGCTCAAGGTGGCGGTCACCTCGGCGCGGTGCTCCTCGGTGAACATCATCACGGCCAGGGCACCGCTGATGAACAGGATCACCGCCCAGGTCAGCCAGGGGAACAGCCACATGCGGAACTTGAGGTTGGCGTTCTCGCGCTCCAGCCGACCACGCATGCGCAGTTGTGAAATGGCGATCACCAGGTACACCAGCAGCGCGATGGCGCCGGAGCTGGCGAGCAGGAACTCGAACACGCCTTTGGGTGCAAAGTAGTTGAGGATGGCGATGGCTGCGCCGATCAGGGTGCTGCCGAATACCGCGGCGCGCGGTACACCCACCTTGGACGTGTGCTTCAGCAAGGCAGGGGCATCGCCACGCTTGGCCAGCGAGTACATCATCCGCGAAGCGATATAGATCGATGAGTTCATGCAGCTGGTCACCGCGATCAATACCACGATGTCGACCATCAGCGCCGCGTTCGGGATGTTCATGATTTCCAGCGCACGCTGGTAGGAACCCACTACCGCCAGTTGCGGGTCATTCCACGGCACCACCGAGATGATCACGAAGATCGACAATATATAGAACGTACTGATACGCCAGATCACCGAACGGGTGGCCTTGGCGATGTTGCGTGCCGGGTCGCTGGACTCGGAGGCGGCGATGGTCACCGCCTCGGTGCCGATGAAGCTGAACATCACGGTGATGAATGCACCGACCACCGCGGACCAGCCCTTGGGCGCGAAACCGCCGTGCTCGTCCATCAGCGTGCTCAGCCCACTGACCTCGCGCTCAGGCAACCAACCCAGCAGCGCGGCGAAGCCCAGGCCGATGAAGCCGAGAATGGCGGTGACCTTGAGAATGGCGAACCAGAACTCGAACTCACCGTACTTGGCCACGCTGAACAGGTTGGTGCAGGCCAGCAGCAGCACCGAGGCCAGGGCGAAGATCCAGCTGTCCACCTGGGGGAACCAGGCGTTGAGCACATGCCCGGCGGCCAGCGCCTCGATGGGGATCACCAGTACCCAGAACCACCAGTACAGCCAGCCGATGGTGTAGCCGGCCCAACGACCGATGGCCTGGTCGGCGTAGGTGGAAAACGAGCCGGTGTCGGGGTGGGCCACGGCCATTTCGCCGAGCATGCGCATGACCAGCACCACCAGGGTGCCGGCCACGAAATAGGAGAGGATGGTGGCCGGGCCGGCCGCCGCGATGGCGTGCCCGGAGCCGACGAAGAGCCCCGCGCCGATGATGCCGGCGATGGACAGCATCGTTACGTGACGTGGCTTGAAACCTTGAGCAAGGTTGCCATCAGTTCCCACGGTGTTCATTGGTCTTGTTCTCTTTTTGCTGACACAAGGAAGGGACGGGCAGGGGCAGGCGAAACGGTCTCCTCGGCAAAGGGCGGAGTACGTTGCGCACGCTCTGTTACGGCCTTCTCACGCGCCCGGGCAACGCACCGTGGGGATGCGGGCTTCACTTTAAGCCGGGCGCGGCGCGAGCAAAATGCTCGAAAACGTCAGACAACTGTTCGATCACGACACCGCGTGCCCACGCACGTCAGTCAAGCCCCCGGACGTGCCTGTTTGCGTCAGTCGCGGTCACGCCGGTAGTGCCAGTAGAAGTTCACCACCGCGAACACCACGATCACCGTGACGATCATCAGGCCGATCTGCAGATTGCTCATGGTGTTCTCCAACTGGCGATTCCAGGGAATGAAGGGGTGGGCCGCACAGCAGGGCGCTCGGTTTGCGCAGGGGACGCGACAGGGCGACGCCCCCGGGCCAGACGCTTGAGCGCCAGCACCATGAGCACGCCCAGCAGCACCATCGCCAGCACCAGCAAGGCATAGGCCAGCCACCAGGGCACGCCCGCGGTCATCATGCTGAACTCGGACATGCCGCCAATGCTGGCGATCAGGTTCAGCGGCAGGAACACCACGTTGATCAGGGTGAGCTTGCGCAGAGTCTCGTTCATCGCGTTGTTGGCCAGGTTGCCCCGGGCGTCCATCAAGCCCGCGAACACCGTCGAGTAGATCTCGGCCTGCTTGTGGCACTGGTCGTTCTCGATGACCAGGTCGTCGATCAGCGCCAGCACCTCAGGGTTGAAATGGCGCTTCTCGCCATGGGCGCGCAGGCGCGAGAGCACCGCGCCATTGCTGTGGATGGCGTTGATGTAGTGAATCAGGCTCTCGCTGAGGTTGAACATCTGCATCAGGTGGTGGTTCTCCAGCGACTGCTCGAAGCGTTGCTGCAGCTCGCGGGCGACCATCTTGATCACCTTCAGGTGCCCCAGGTAGTGATGCAGGTTGTCCAGCAGGATGGCCAGCAGCACATCCATCGGATCGTGCAGCGCATGGCGCTGCCCGAGGCCATCGAGCAGGGAGGCATCCGGGGCGATCAGCACCAGGTGGCCGTCGACCATCAGCATGCCGAACGAGGACACCTGGAAGGCGAAGCTGTCGCCACCGGTGTAGCTCTGCGGACGCTTCCAGATCAGGAACAGGCCATCGCGATGCAATTCGATGCGCGACACCTCGTCCGGATCCAGCGCCGAAGCCAGGGCATGGGCATCCAGGTGGAACCAGGCCTGCAGCAGCTCACGCTCGGCACTGTCCGGTTCGACGAACAGCAGCACCTCGCGATCGAGCCCCTCGCGCTTGCGCAACTGACCATGGGCCAGGCTGTAGCTTTCGATCATGCCAGCACCTCGTTACCAGGCTTGCCCCCGGCGCTTCTGCTCCAGGCGGCGGATGAATTCCTCCAGCACCAGGGTGTAGAGGTCGTCGTGCAGGTAGGCGTCCTCGATGCCGGCGTCGAGGTTGGGGTTGTCGTTGACCTCGATCACCACCACCCGGTCACCCACCTGCTTGAGGTCGACGCCGTACAGGCCATCGCCGATCAGATTGGCGGCCTTCACCGCCAGATCCACCACCGCGCGTGGCGCTTCGTGCACAGCCAGAGTGCGGCATTCGCCGTTGACCTCGTCGCGCTGGGCCTGATGGTTGAAGATCTGCCAGTGGCCCTTGGACATGAAGTACTGGCAGGCGAAGATCGGCTTGCGGTTGAGCACGCCGATGCGCCAGTCGTATTCGGTGTAGAGGTATTCCTGGGCCAGTAGCAGCACCGAGTGCTCGAACAGTTCGGCGGTGGCGGCCTGGAGTTCGGCGGCGTCCTTGACCTTGATCACGCCCCGCGAGAAACAGCCGTCAGGGATCTTCAGCACCAGTGGAAAGCCCAGCCGCTCGCCAATACCTTCCAGCGCCTGGGGGTTGTCGCGGTAGAGGATTTCGCTGGCCGGCATGGCCAGGCGATGACTGCGCAACAGGTCGGTCAGGTAGACCTTGTTGGTGCAGCGCAGGATCGACGCCGGGTCGTCCATCACCACCAGCCCTTCGCTCTCGGCCTTCTTGGCAAAGCGATAGGTGTGGTTGTCGACGCTGGTGGTCTCGCGGATCAGCAGCGCGTCGTATTCGGCCAGGCGGGCGTAGTCCTTCTTGCCGATCAGCTCGACGTCGACCCCGAGCTGGCGACCGGCGCGAATGAAGTGCTCCAGCGCCTTGGGGTTCGACGGCGGCAGCGCCTCATCAGGGTCGTGGAGGATCGCCAGGTCGTAGCGCGCCACCCGCCGCGAGCGCGGTTGACGCCAGATCCGCCGGCTGAAGCCATCGAGGGCATTGGCGAAGGGGTCCTGCTGGTCTTCACGCAACTTGTGCAGCGCGCCGACCTTGACCCCGGCGATATGCCAGGTGCTGGTCTTGCGGAACTCCACCAGCAGGATCGGGCACGGGAAGCTTTCGAACAGCTGGCGGGCAATGTCTTGCAGCGGTTCCAGATCGGTACGGCCGAAATACAGGGTCAGGGTGAACCCTTCGGTTTCGCCGTAGGGGTGATTGGCCAGGGCACTTTCCAAGCTGCGCGCCATGTCGTCCAGGGCCAATCCATATAACGACTTGCGGGTCAATTCACTGATACTTCTGACCGAAGGAATGACTTTATGTCCGCGCGCCTCGGCCAACAACGAACAATAATAACCGTGGCCTAGATACTTATAATTACGGCATAGATTTATCACCTGGACACGCTTGCCGTTATCGGCTTCGCGTGGCGCCTCCAGGTATTCCTGGGCCGTCACGACATCCTCGCTGGGCAGGTACGAAGCCCAGTCCTCACGCCGCTCCACGATGATAACCAGCTGACTTGACTTGTTATCCAGGGTCAGTGGATAAATAACACCAGCCGTACGTGAGTGTGAACTTTCCCCGGGCCAGCCAGGTAAGGGTTCCTGAAACGATGACATATTTGAAGCCCTGTGTTGGGTAGACACGGTTTCTATTAAGCACGAAGTTTTTCGAATGTCCCGTTTCATTACGCAACTTTTACGGCGGCCCTATGCACATCGAATTTCGCCTGGCAACTGTTGACGACCTGCCGGCCCTGCTGGCGCTGGAGAACCAGTGCTTCGCGCTCGACCGGCTGACCCCGCGCAGCTTTCGCTGGATGCTGTCCCACGCCAACGCCAGCCTGCTGGTGGCGCAACGCGACGGCCAGTTGATGGGTTATGCGCTGTTACTCTTCCACCGTGGCACCTCGCTGGCCCGGCTGTATTCCATCGCCATTGCCGAACAGGCGCGTGGCCATGGCCTTGGTGCCAGGCTGCTGGAACAGGCCGAGCGCTGCGCCCTGGAGCATGACCGTGCCTACCTGCGTCTTGAGGTACGCACCGACAACCCCAAGGCCATCGCCCTGTATGAACGCCATGGCTATCGCCGCTTTGCCCTGGTCGATGACTACTACGAGGACCACACCAGCGCCCTGCGTTACGAGAAGCGCATCCTCCCACACCCGGCGGGCGAGACGCGCTTGGTCCCCTACTACGCCCAGACCACCGACTTCACCTGCGGCCCGGCCTGCCTGCTGATGGCCATGGCCGCCCTGCAACCGCTGCGCCCGCCAAGCCGGCGCGAGGAACTGCGCCTGTGGCGCGAGGCGACCACCGTGTTCATGACCTCCGGTCACGGCGGTTGCAGCCCCCATGGCCTGGCCCTGGCCGCCTGGCGCCGGGGCTTTCGCGTACGGCTGCTGCTCAATACCGAAGGGCCGCTGTTTCTCGACGGTGTGCGCCAGCCCGGCAAGAAGGAGGTCATGCGCCTGGTCCATGAGGACTTCTGCGCCGAGTTGCAGGACAGCGACGTGGTCATCGCGCGGCAGGCGCCCAACCTGCCTCGGGTGCTGGCCGAAGGCGGCCTGGCGCTGGTGCTGATCAGTAACTACCGGCTGACCGGCAGCAAGGCACCGCACTGGGTGCTGGTCACCGCCTGCGACGACGACTTCGTCTACCTGCACGATCCCGACACCGACCACGCTCGTCACCGCCAGGCCCTGGACTGCCAGCACCTGCCGGTCAGCCACCAGGCGTTCCAGCGCATGAGCCTGTTCGGCGGGCGCAAGTTGCGGGCGGCGGTGGTGGTGTATGCAGGGGGTGAAACTGCGGTGTAAACAGAGACCAACCCCTTGACCTCGGTGCGGGCGGCCACCTTTCTGCGCCTGCCCCCGACCGCGATAGCACAAACCCTTACAACTTTTCATCCGCGCAACGGTTAACGTTCACCCTCAAATTACAGACAGGTATGGACGCCATGGCACTCCTCGCCGACGACCCCTCCCTCGCGCAAGTCGAGCACTATCGCGACGACCCGCACCTGCGCGCCGAACTCAATGCCCTCGCCCGTCAGACCTACGGCTTCGACTTCGAAGATTGGTACCAGGCTGGCTTCTGGCAAGAAGACAACCAGCCGTGCTCACTGGTTCGCAGCGGTAAAATGCTGGCCAACGCCTCGGCCAACCTGCTCGACTTCACCCTCGATGGCCAGCCTCTGCGTTGTGTCCAGATCGGCACGGTGATGACAGCGCCTGCGGCACAAGGCCGTGGCTACAGCCGCTACCTGATGGAAGTGCTTGTAGAGCGTTGGGCAGGTAAATGTGACCTGTTGTACCTGTTCGCCAATAGCACCGTGCTGGATCTCTATCCCCGGTTCGGCTTCCGCCGGGTGATCGAACACGAATATTTCCAAGCCAGGTCGACGCCCCCTGAAGTCAGCACGTTCCATCCTGTGGATCTTGGCGACAGCACACAACGTGAACACTTCATGGCAGCGGTAATGAAGAGTTGCCCACAGGCACGGTTGAGCCTCGTGCCGAATGTACCGTTGACAATGTTCTACTGTGACGGCCCCTACCGAGAAGCCTTGTTCCATTCCTCAAGACACGAGGCATACGTGGTGGTGGAGCACGACGGCGAGCGGTTGGTGCTGGTGGATGTATTCTGCGAGCGCGAACTGGTGCTGGCCGATGTGGTGGCCGAACTGGTCAGGGCAACGACCCGGGAGGTGCTGCTGGGGTTTGCGCCGCTGAGCAGCGAGGGCTTCGCGGCGCGGGTTGTGGATAACGATGATGCACTGTTCGTCTGGGGTGCATCGAAAACCTATGTCGATGGACAGGTGCTGATGTTTCCGCTGCTGTCCCACACCTGAAAGGGTATTGGGGCTGCGTGGGAGCATCGACGCGCCCCCGCCCCACACCAAACCAGGCGCTTGCTCACTCCAACACCTTGGGGAGAGCGTCACCAGGTCAGGCAGATCTTGCCGAAATGCCTGTTGCTCTCCTGGTACTTGAAGGCCTCGACCATCTGCTCCAGCTCGAAATGCTTGTCCACCACCGGCCGCAGGCCATTGGCGTCGATAGCGCGAACCATCGCCTGCTGCTGAGCGCGGCTGCCTACCAGCACGCCCTGCAGGCGAATCTGCCGCACCAGCGCCTGCACCAGCGGCAACTGCCCGGCCACGCCGGTGAGGATGCCGATCAGCGACACATGTCCGCCGATCCGGGCGGCAACCATCGACTGCTCCAGCGTGGCCGGGCCGCCGACTTCGATCACATGGTCCACACCGCGTCCGCCGGTCAGCGCACGAACCTTCTCGCCCCAGGCGGGCGTGGTCTTGTAGTTGATCAGGTGATCCGCGCCCAGCGCCTTGAGACGCTCCAGCTTGGCATCGCTGGACGAGGTGGCGATCACCATGGCGCCGGCCAGCTTGGCGAATTGCAGGGCGAAGATCGACACGCCGCCGGTACCCTGCACCAGCACGCTGTCGCCGGGCTTGAGGTGGTCATCGCCCATCAGGGCGCGCCAGGCGGTGAGGCCGGCGGTGGTCAGGGTCGCCGACTCGGCATGGCTGTAGCCCCTGGGCGCCAGGGTGAAGGAGCTGGCCCGGGCGGTCACCTGTTCACGGGCATAGCCGTCGATGCCGTCGCCCGGCACGCTGGCAAAACCCTCGACCAGTGCCTGACCATCGAGCCAGTCGGGGAAGAAGGTGCTGACCACCGCATCGCCGACCTGGAACTCGCTGACCCCGGCGCCCACCGCGACCACTTCGCCGGCACCGTCAGCCATGGGGATGCGCCGCTCGCTCGGCCCCCACATGCCGCTGACCACGGCGAAATCGTGATAGTTGAGGGAGCTGGCATGCAGGCGCACGGTGATCTCGCCGGCCTTGGGCGCGGCGGTTTCGCAAGTGCCGACCTGGACCTTGTCGTAGCCGCCGCCGGGCAGGACATAAAGGGCCTTGGTGTTCATGGGTGAGGTCTCCATCGTGGCAAAAGGTGCAGTGCAGCTTAGCCCTTTCGCGGCACAAGGCCGTTCAGAGGGAGCGCGCAGGGCATGAGGGATGTCAGCCGAGCAACGCCCTCAGCGCCCGGCAATCGGCCGCATGCCAGTCGGCCAACTGCGGCCATGGGTTGTCCGGCAGGTTGACCAATACGGTGCGGGTGCCTGCGGCCCGGCCGCAGTCCAGGTCGAAGCGGTAGTCACCGACCATCACCATCTCAGCGGGGCTCACGCCCCAGGCCCGGGCGATCTGCAGCAGCCCGTCAGGGCTGGGCTTGGGCGCCGCCTCGTCGCGCCCCAGAATATGCTCGACCGGGAAGCAGTCAGCCAGGCCGATGGCCTCGAGGGTGACATGGGCCAGTTCGCGGGCATTGCGGGTGAGGATGGCCAGCCGGCAGTCACGCCCGGCCAGCTCACGCACCAACTCCACCGCGCCGTGCGCGGCCTTGGAGGCGATCGCCAGGTCGCGTTCGTGCTCCAGCAGCCAGGCATGCTTGGCCGCCGCCTCCTCCGCCGGCAAGGCGGCCAGGTGGGTGAGGATGTCGTGGTCGGACGGAATGTCGAGCGCCTCGCGGATGGCCGCGAAGTCATGCACGGCGACCGTCAGGGTGCCATCCATGTCGAATACCCAGTGGCGAATATCCCGGAGGCTCATGCCCAGTCCTTGCGATGGCGGATCAGGCCTTCCTGGGTGGACGAGGCCACCAGTTGCCCGGCGCGGTTGAAGATGCTGCCACGGCAGAAGCCACGGGCATTGCCGGCCCAAGGGCTGTCGGTGGCGTACAGCAGCCACTCTTCGGCGCGCAGGTTGCGGTGGAACCACAGCGAATGGTCGAGGCTGGCGATCTGCATGTCCTTGCGCCACACCGACTTGCCATGGGGCAGCAGGGAGGTGGTCAGCAGGCCGAAGTCCGAGGCATAGGCCAGCAGGTACTTGTGCAGCGCCGGGATGTCCGGGAGGTTGCCGTCGGCACGGAACCAGGCGTACTTGATCGGCTCGCCGGGCTTGGGATCGAACGGATCGCGCTCGGTGACCGGGCGGATCTCGATGGGCTTGGCGCACAGCACCTTTTCGCGGATGCGCTCGGGCAGCTTGTCGGCCATGGCGCTGGCCAGCTCGACTTCGCTGGGCAGGTTTTCCGGGCCGACAACGTCCGGCATCTGCGCCTGATGCTCGAAACCCTCCTCGTCGTACTGGAACGACGCGCTGCAGGTGAAGATCGGCTGGCCCTTCTGGATCGCCGTGACCCGCCGGGTGCTGAAGCTGCCGCCGTCGCGCACACGGTCCACCGAATAGACCACCGGCATGCTGGCATCGCCCGGGCGCAGGAAGTAACCGTGCAGCGAATGCACATGGCGGGCGTCCTCGACCGTCTGGCTGGCCGCCGACAGCGACTGGCCGAGCACCTGGCCACCGTACAGCTGGCGGAAGCCCAGGTCCTGGCTGCGTCCGCGGAACAGGTTCTCCTCGATGGACTCGAGGCTCAGCAAGTCGACCAGATCGTCGAGTACATGGCTCATGGGGTTCTCCTGGCAAGGCAATACGGCGCGGTTATACCGGCGAATGATACAGGGTTTTGCCGTTCGTCCCGTCGTACGAATGGCGACCTATTCAGCCGCGCAGGTTCTGTTGCCAGCGATCACGGTCGATGCGGTACAACACATGGGGGCGCAGTGGATCGCCGACGGGCAGGCGCGGATGCTCGAAGCTGCCCGCCAGGTCCTGGACCATGCCAATGGCTTGCATCACCTTCTGCGACGGCAGATTGCCCTCGGTGGTGAACGACACCACCTCGTCCAGGTGCAACTGGGCGAAGGCACAGCGCAGGCAGGCCCAGGCCGCCTCGCTGGCGAAGCCCAGCCCCCAGTGGCGGCGGGCCAGGCGCCAGCCGATCTCGACCGCCGGGCCGAACGGGGCGTCGAAGTTGACGTGGAGCAGGCCGGTCATGCCGATGAAGGCGCCGCTGTCCTTGCGCTCCAGGGCCCACAGGCCAAAGCCGTACTCGTTGAAATGGCCACGGATCCGGCCAATCAGCGCCGCCGCCTCGACCCGGGTCATCGGCGCGGGGAAGTAGCGCATCACCTGCGGGTCGGCGCACAGGGCAGCGAACTCGCGCAGGTCGTCGTCCTGCCATTGGCGCAACACCAGGCGCGGACTTTCCAGTTCGAGAAGGGGGGTCATGGGCACGGCTCCGAAATCACGGTCTGGCAGTGTACAGCGTAGGCCGCGCGCATCAGTCAACCGATGCTTTTTTCACATCGGCTTCACCGCCCCCCGACATGCCGCTTCGCACAATGCCGGCACATACCGCGGCCTTCGTCGACGCCGCACTGCCATCGGAGTGACGCATGCACCCCAGCAACACCCTGCACAATCCGGCCCTGCTGGCCCCCCGCAAACGCCGCCGCTCGCGCACCGCGGTCGGCGCCGCCATCGGCCTGCTCCTGGCAATGGCCGGGGCCAGCACCTGGCTAGCGACGAGGACGCACATCGTGAACCTTGGCAACGAGCAACAGTTGAGCGACAGCGGCCTGCTGCAGGATTGGAAGGAAGGTGCGGTGATCGTGATGATCCGCCACGCCGAACGCTGCGACAGTGCCCCTGGGCCGTGCCTGGACGATCCGACCGGCATCACCGTGTCCGGCAGCCAGGCGGCGCAACGGGTCGGCCAGGGCCTGCAGCAACTGGGGTTGGCCGGCGCCGACCTGCTTAGCAGCCCGAAGCT
This window of the Pseudomonas mosselii genome carries:
- a CDS encoding efflux RND transporter periplasmic adaptor subunit, whose amino-acid sequence is MTAAAAGVAEHAFAHFLGLQRQARQAASTEQLAYSMVNDGQALFGFRHAALLIAGKVRALTGISVVEPHAPFVAFVERAAHRLQRAGLAAQAAVVDPARLDDQALADWQSLSAAHAYWLPLLDRNGDVFGGLWLARDQAFTPAEQALLNQLGDTYAHAWLALHPVRPWRLRWPRRRLLTVAAALLLVLLVPVRQSVLAPAEVVPRAGRVVAAPLDGVIAEFLVKPNQTVAVGDVLVRFDATTLKAQADVAGRALGVAEAELKASTQRAFSDAESNARLDLLAARVEQKRAELDYARQLLGRSEIRAERAGIAVFADAERWTGKPVQTGERLMQLADPQQAELRLELPVGDAIALQPGAEVALFLDSDPLHRHGARLQRAAYEAQATAAGQLAYRLDAGFEEAPPRIGLRGTAKLYGERAPLVYYLLRRPLAALRQGLGL
- a CDS encoding efflux RND transporter periplasmic adaptor subunit, with translation MLHGIRLALTLCVLHLPLAHADESPADPLLDTASSSSAEQNPRGVLRARDQAVLSSELAGRIVEMPFADGQDFKKGSTLARFDCSAYQAQLNAAQAAVRAASEELRHNRQLAALKSVGQFEVSLAEAKQAQAQAEAQVYQVQIKRCVVSAPFDGRVVQRRAQPHESVPSGAPLIEVVDNRSLEIHLLVPSRWLGRLKPGQPFEFVPDETGRPLQAQVKRVGARIDEGSQTLQLIGELPSDSQGLLAGMSGTAHFAQQP
- the gabP gene encoding GABA permease, producing MNTVGTDGNLAQGFKPRHVTMLSIAGIIGAGLFVGSGHAIAAAGPATILSYFVAGTLVVLVMRMLGEMAVAHPDTGSFSTYADQAIGRWAGYTIGWLYWWFWVLVIPIEALAAGHVLNAWFPQVDSWIFALASVLLLACTNLFSVAKYGEFEFWFAILKVTAILGFIGLGFAALLGWLPEREVSGLSTLMDEHGGFAPKGWSAVVGAFITVMFSFIGTEAVTIAASESSDPARNIAKATRSVIWRISTFYILSIFVIISVVPWNDPQLAVVGSYQRALEIMNIPNAALMVDIVVLIAVTSCMNSSIYIASRMMYSLAKRGDAPALLKHTSKVGVPRAAVFGSTLIGAAIAILNYFAPKGVFEFLLASSGAIALLVYLVIAISQLRMRGRLERENANLKFRMWLFPWLTWAVILFISGALAVMMFTEEHRAEVTATLSLAIVISFLGIVTTRGHSRRAVGARSLG
- a CDS encoding magnesium transporter CorA family protein, whose translation is MIESYSLAHGQLRKREGLDREVLLFVEPDSAERELLQAWFHLDAHALASALDPDEVSRIELHRDGLFLIWKRPQSYTGGDSFAFQVSSFGMLMVDGHLVLIAPDASLLDGLGQRHALHDPMDVLLAILLDNLHHYLGHLKVIKMVARELQQRFEQSLENHHLMQMFNLSESLIHYINAIHSNGAVLSRLRAHGEKRHFNPEVLALIDDLVIENDQCHKQAEIYSTVFAGLMDARGNLANNAMNETLRKLTLINVVFLPLNLIASIGGMSEFSMMTAGVPWWLAYALLVLAMVLLGVLMVLALKRLARGRRPVASPAQTERPAVRPTPSFPGIASWRTP
- a CDS encoding RimK family protein — protein: MSSFQEPLPGWPGESSHSRTAGVIYPLTLDNKSSQLVIIVERREDWASYLPSEDVVTAQEYLEAPREADNGKRVQVINLCRNYKYLGHGYYCSLLAEARGHKVIPSVRSISELTRKSLYGLALDDMARSLESALANHPYGETEGFTLTLYFGRTDLEPLQDIARQLFESFPCPILLVEFRKTSTWHIAGVKVGALHKLREDQQDPFANALDGFSRRIWRQPRSRRVARYDLAILHDPDEALPPSNPKALEHFIRAGRQLGVDVELIGKKDYARLAEYDALLIRETTSVDNHTYRFAKKAESEGLVVMDDPASILRCTNKVYLTDLLRSHRLAMPASEILYRDNPQALEGIGERLGFPLVLKIPDGCFSRGVIKVKDAAELQAATAELFEHSVLLLAQEYLYTEYDWRIGVLNRKPIFACQYFMSKGHWQIFNHQAQRDEVNGECRTLAVHEAPRAVVDLAVKAANLIGDGLYGVDLKQVGDRVVVIEVNDNPNLDAGIEDAYLHDDLYTLVLEEFIRRLEQKRRGQAW